A portion of the Mesobacillus sp. AQ2 genome contains these proteins:
- a CDS encoding S8 family peptidase, whose translation MEQDVRVIPYKVIAEAEETKEVPQGVELIQAPKLWDRTKGKGIKVAVLDTGCETTHPDLKDQIIGGRNFTDDDRSNPDIYTDYNGHGTHVAGTIAAHENDDGVIGVAPEAGLLIVKVLNKAGSGKYEWIIKGIQYAIDQEVDIISMSLGGPADVPELHEVIKAAVEKNILVVCAAGNEGDGDDSTNEFAYPGAYNEVISVGAVNLERGSSEFTNSNNEVDVVAPGERITSTYLNGKYATLSGTSMAAPHVSGALALIKTLANAQFERDLTEPELYGQLIKRTVPLGNSPKLEGNGLVYLTVPEHLAEIFGQSFKTMVMDAI comes from the coding sequence ATGGAGCAAGATGTTCGCGTAATTCCTTACAAAGTAATCGCAGAAGCTGAAGAAACCAAAGAGGTACCTCAAGGTGTAGAGTTAATCCAGGCACCGAAGCTTTGGGACAGAACCAAAGGGAAAGGCATTAAAGTTGCTGTGCTCGACACCGGCTGTGAAACCACCCACCCTGATTTAAAGGACCAAATTATCGGCGGCAGGAATTTTACAGACGACGACCGCAGCAATCCGGATATTTATACTGATTATAACGGCCATGGGACCCACGTTGCAGGGACGATCGCTGCCCATGAAAATGATGATGGTGTAATAGGTGTCGCCCCAGAGGCAGGACTGTTGATCGTAAAAGTATTGAACAAGGCAGGCTCTGGGAAATATGAATGGATTATCAAAGGGATTCAATATGCGATTGACCAGGAAGTGGATATAATCTCCATGTCGCTGGGCGGTCCCGCTGATGTCCCTGAATTGCATGAAGTGATCAAAGCCGCTGTTGAAAAAAATATTCTCGTCGTATGTGCAGCAGGCAATGAAGGTGATGGTGATGACTCGACCAACGAGTTTGCCTATCCTGGCGCCTATAATGAAGTCATCAGTGTTGGAGCCGTAAACCTGGAAAGAGGTTCATCGGAATTCACCAACTCGAATAATGAGGTGGATGTCGTTGCGCCGGGAGAGCGGATCACGTCCACTTATCTGAATGGTAAATATGCCACATTGAGCGGAACCTCAATGGCTGCACCACACGTATCCGGCGCCCTTGCTTTAATCAAAACACTCGCAAATGCCCAGTTTGAGCGTGATCTGACTGAGCCTGAATTATATGGACAATTAATTAAGCGTACGGTCCCACTCGGAAATTCACCTAAGCTTGAAGGCAATGGCCTCGTCTATCTCACAGTTCCGGAGCATCTTGCTGAAATCTTTGGCCAGAGCTTCAAAACGATGGTCATGGATGCGATATGA
- a CDS encoding YbaK family protein translates to MNVVTTFIDKRKQKQVKYERSMLRELTINILQARVKQYFGSSRLTSNLIMNSGIEEACYDVAIEAYLLGAKFSRLGYFGEPMEAVKPRCEKEERHLIDTLYNFFLFWGKGEEGVGSDELYYLCEQYVDSWWRDGFMKGEKKYKLRLH, encoded by the coding sequence TTGAACGTCGTAACGACATTTATAGATAAAAGAAAACAAAAACAAGTGAAATATGAGCGTTCGATGCTCCGTGAACTAACCATTAACATCCTGCAGGCCAGGGTGAAACAATATTTTGGCTCTTCAAGGCTGACCTCAAACCTCATCATGAATTCAGGAATCGAGGAAGCTTGTTATGATGTCGCAATTGAGGCGTATTTACTTGGTGCCAAGTTCAGCCGCTTAGGCTACTTCGGCGAGCCGATGGAAGCGGTAAAGCCTCGCTGTGAAAAAGAAGAGCGGCATTTGATTGATACCCTGTACAACTTTTTCCTGTTTTGGGGGAAGGGAGAAGAGGGAGTTGGATCAGATGAGCTTTACTACCTTTGTGAACAGTATGTCGACAGCTGGTGGAGAGATGGCTTCATGAAGGGTGAAAAGAAATATAAGCTGAGACTGCATTAA
- the cwlD gene encoding N-acetylmuramoyl-L-alanine amidase CwlD → MLKKLKIGLFAVGLAVLFLILQYDFTENDSWESWNLPLSGKIIYLDPGHGGVDPGAGDDDPFEKEIALNVSLKLRDYLQQQGALVIMTRETDVDLADKGLKGYSKRKVQDLKRRLNLINESEADFFATIHLNAIPSSKWRGAQTFYSTNYKENKRAAKLIQDELRRNLENTDRDAKSANSIYLLKHTNKPGVLVEIGFLSNPGEAANLKQEPYQEKVAASIYEGMLRYFTDEQKFWEK, encoded by the coding sequence ATGCTGAAAAAACTTAAAATCGGATTATTTGCAGTCGGCCTCGCTGTGCTGTTCCTTATATTGCAGTATGATTTTACCGAAAATGATTCATGGGAATCCTGGAATCTGCCGCTTTCGGGGAAAATCATTTATCTGGACCCGGGGCATGGAGGAGTCGACCCGGGGGCGGGGGATGACGATCCTTTTGAAAAAGAAATCGCGCTGAATGTTTCCCTCAAGCTCCGGGATTACCTTCAGCAGCAGGGCGCGCTTGTCATCATGACGCGCGAGACCGATGTCGACCTTGCGGATAAGGGCCTCAAGGGATACAGCAAACGAAAGGTCCAGGATTTAAAGAGACGCCTCAATCTGATCAATGAATCTGAAGCTGATTTTTTTGCGACAATCCATTTAAATGCGATCCCGTCCTCAAAATGGAGAGGTGCACAGACTTTTTATTCAACCAATTACAAAGAAAACAAACGAGCCGCCAAGCTCATCCAGGATGAATTGCGCCGAAATCTTGAAAACACGGACCGGGATGCAAAGTCAGCAAACAGCATATACCTGCTGAAGCATACGAATAAGCCTGGAGTCCTAGTTGAAATCGGCTTCCTGTCAAATCCAGGAGAAGCGGCCAACCTCAAACAGGAGCCATACCAGGAAAAAGTTGCAGCCTCCATTTATGAAGGAATGCTCAGGTATTTTACTGACGAACAAAAATTCTGGGAAAAGTGA
- a CDS encoding Mrp/NBP35 family ATP-binding protein, translating into MITEAKVRESLKDLKDPFLHKTLEELNAIEEIKIKEEKNHVSVKIGIAKTGTAEQLQLQTEIVNILKGAGAASVGLRFFDLPAEVLSKFQTAAPEEEDSLLSPSSKTTFIAIASGKGGVGKSTVSVNLAVSLAKLGKKVGLVDADIYGFSVPDMMGITKRPVVRGERIIPVERHGVKVISMGFFVEDNAPIIWRGPMLGKMLNSFFNEVEWGELDYLLLDLPPGTGDVALDVHTMLPSCKEIIVTTPHPTAAFVAARAGAMALRTEHEILGVIENMSYFESKLTEEKEYVFGQGGGEKLADELNTKLLGKLPLGQPTWNENDFAPSIYQEDDKIGAIYTNIAQEVVQMLENK; encoded by the coding sequence ATGATTACTGAAGCTAAAGTACGTGAAAGCCTAAAAGACCTTAAGGATCCATTTTTACATAAAACACTCGAAGAGCTGAATGCCATCGAAGAAATAAAGATCAAAGAAGAAAAGAATCATGTAAGCGTTAAAATTGGCATTGCGAAAACGGGCACGGCAGAACAGCTGCAGCTGCAAACGGAAATCGTCAATATCCTAAAAGGCGCTGGAGCGGCTTCCGTAGGCTTGCGATTCTTTGACCTGCCTGCAGAAGTTCTATCGAAATTCCAGACAGCAGCACCAGAAGAAGAGGACAGCCTTCTTTCTCCAAGCAGCAAAACAACCTTCATTGCCATCGCGAGCGGCAAAGGCGGAGTAGGGAAATCTACTGTTTCGGTTAACCTTGCTGTCTCACTCGCAAAATTAGGCAAAAAGGTTGGACTGGTTGACGCGGATATCTATGGTTTCAGTGTTCCTGACATGATGGGAATCACGAAGCGTCCGGTTGTAAGAGGGGAAAGAATCATTCCGGTTGAGAGACATGGCGTGAAGGTCATCTCGATGGGCTTTTTCGTTGAGGACAATGCACCAATCATCTGGCGCGGGCCCATGCTTGGCAAAATGCTGAACAGCTTCTTCAATGAAGTAGAATGGGGCGAGCTGGATTACCTGCTATTGGATCTTCCTCCAGGAACAGGGGATGTGGCATTGGATGTCCACACTATGCTGCCCTCATGTAAAGAAATCATCGTGACGACTCCGCATCCGACAGCTGCATTTGTTGCCGCGCGTGCAGGTGCGATGGCGCTTAGGACGGAACATGAAATCCTTGGAGTTATTGAGAACATGTCATACTTTGAAAGCAAGCTGACTGAAGAAAAGGAATATGTCTTTGGACAAGGCGGCGGTGAAAAATTAGCCGATGAGCTTAATACAAAGCTGTTGGGCAAGCTGCCATTAGGCCAGCCAACCTGGAATGAAAACGACTTCGCTCCATCCATTTATCAAGAAGATGATAAAATTGGCGCAATCTATACAAATATTGCCCAGGAAGTCGTACAAATGCTTGAGAATAAGTAA
- the gerD gene encoding spore germination lipoprotein GerD, whose translation MKKWIRIILPASFLFLAAGCAPTESGGGQVDYEETKKMVVDILKTDDGKKAIQEVMGDDGMKEKLIMDQPVVTDTIEKTLTSDKGMDFWKKSFEDPKFAESVAKSMKKENEKLLKDLMKDPEYKGMMIEVMKDPELEKELTNVLKSKEYREHLQKVMNETFESPLFKAKLQALIVKAAEELPTQKPESGGQGGGGDSGGGGGSSASGGGSGGQ comes from the coding sequence ATGAAGAAATGGATAAGAATTATACTCCCCGCATCCTTTTTATTTTTGGCTGCCGGATGTGCTCCAACCGAGTCAGGCGGGGGACAGGTTGATTATGAAGAAACAAAGAAGATGGTTGTCGACATCCTGAAGACTGATGATGGCAAAAAGGCGATTCAGGAAGTTATGGGTGACGACGGCATGAAGGAAAAGTTGATAATGGACCAGCCGGTCGTAACCGATACAATCGAGAAAACGCTGACATCTGACAAAGGCATGGATTTCTGGAAAAAGTCATTTGAAGATCCAAAGTTTGCCGAGAGTGTCGCAAAAAGCATGAAGAAGGAAAACGAGAAACTGCTTAAGGACTTAATGAAGGATCCTGAATATAAGGGCATGATGATCGAGGTCATGAAGGATCCCGAATTAGAAAAAGAGTTGACCAATGTTCTCAAAAGCAAGGAGTATCGGGAACATTTACAGAAAGTAATGAATGAAACCTTTGAAAGCCCGCTGTTTAAAGCAAAATTGCAGGCATTGATTGTTAAAGCAGCTGAAGAATTACCGACCCAGAAGCCAGAAAGCGGCGGCCAGGGCGGTGGCGGCGATTCAGGCGGCGGCGGAGGTTCCAGTGCATCCGGCGGAGGCTCTGGAGGACAATAA
- a CDS encoding KinB-signaling pathway activation protein, which produces MTSRNWVHLFLTTLVVGAVSTAVVGFIVRWSEFQHLLSDFNILELLSILVWLMGVGLIFSILSQMGFFAYLTIHRFGLGIFKSLWNSVQLLLIAFVLFDLVYLRYNAFAEKGESFLPYIGLAAIVLAAGLIVALLKVKQTNKEAFIPAMFFMIVVTVIEWVPVLRVNEHSWVYLMLFPLLICNAYQLMVLHKLNQKSMEERKALEAKTKTDKKTSNKKAQKKPSNA; this is translated from the coding sequence GTGACTAGCCGTAATTGGGTACACTTGTTTCTCACCACGCTGGTTGTTGGAGCAGTATCGACCGCTGTGGTTGGCTTTATTGTCCGCTGGAGTGAATTCCAGCATCTGTTAAGTGATTTCAACATTCTTGAATTACTTTCAATTTTAGTATGGCTAATGGGCGTCGGTCTTATATTTAGCATTCTTAGCCAAATGGGGTTCTTTGCTTATTTGACGATCCACCGTTTTGGGCTTGGCATATTTAAGTCATTATGGAATTCCGTGCAGCTTCTCCTGATTGCTTTTGTGCTTTTCGATCTTGTATATCTTCGGTACAATGCCTTTGCTGAAAAAGGTGAAAGTTTCCTGCCATATATAGGACTTGCCGCAATCGTCCTGGCTGCTGGCTTGATCGTTGCACTCCTTAAGGTAAAACAAACAAATAAAGAAGCCTTCATACCGGCTATGTTTTTCATGATTGTCGTGACAGTGATTGAATGGGTGCCGGTTCTGCGAGTAAATGAGCATAGCTGGGTATATCTTATGCTTTTCCCGTTATTGATCTGTAATGCATATCAACTGATGGTCCTTCACAAGCTTAACCAAAAGTCCATGGAGGAGCGGAAAGCCCTAGAAGCAAAAACTAAGACAGATAAAAAAACATCAAATAAAAAGGCACAAAAAAAACCGTCCAACGCGTAG
- the pdaB gene encoding polysaccharide deacetylase family sporulation protein PdaB yields the protein MNFFYVMNARSIKTAFVIIVAAFFTAWFFYMDNMVQIPAFSAKDGPKAIYKGEKDLALTFNIGWGDEKAEPILDVLAKQKAGAVTFFLSGSWAERHPDLVSRMVKEGYEIGMLGYDYKDYTELEEDKIRRDIMKAQEAFKKLNVKNIELLRAPTGHFDQRTLKIAERLGYTVVHWSLDTKDWTNPGTTVIAENASKAKKGDILLMHASDSAKQTAEALPLVLKDIKSKNLKMVTVSEMIANGDSKSAEVK from the coding sequence ATGAATTTCTTTTATGTGATGAATGCCAGGTCGATAAAAACAGCTTTTGTCATCATTGTCGCAGCCTTTTTTACAGCTTGGTTCTTTTACATGGATAATATGGTCCAGATCCCCGCCTTTTCAGCCAAGGATGGTCCGAAAGCGATCTATAAGGGTGAAAAGGATTTAGCCCTTACCTTTAATATTGGCTGGGGGGACGAAAAAGCTGAACCGATCCTGGATGTCCTGGCGAAGCAAAAAGCCGGAGCGGTTACCTTCTTTCTCTCGGGCTCCTGGGCAGAAAGGCATCCTGATCTTGTCAGCAGGATGGTGAAAGAAGGATATGAAATCGGCATGCTTGGGTACGATTATAAAGATTACACTGAGCTGGAGGAAGACAAAATCAGGAGAGACATCATGAAGGCGCAGGAGGCGTTCAAGAAGCTGAATGTGAAGAACATTGAATTGCTTCGTGCTCCAACCGGCCATTTTGATCAACGCACGCTGAAAATCGCTGAGCGGCTCGGGTACACAGTTGTCCATTGGAGTCTTGATACGAAGGACTGGACCAATCCCGGAACGACGGTCATTGCCGAAAATGCTTCAAAGGCAAAAAAAGGCGACATCCTTTTGATGCATGCCTCTGATTCTGCCAAACAAACAGCAGAAGCTCTGCCGCTTGTATTAAAAGATATCAAGTCGAAAAATTTAAAGATGGTCACTGTTTCTGAAATGATCGCTAATGGTGACTCTAAATCAGCAGAAGTAAAATAA
- the rocF gene encoding arginase, with product MKKLSIIGMPMDLGQMRRGVDMGPSAIRYAGINERLSVLFDEIEDLGDIAVGRPEVKIDPNSNLRNLELVAEKNRLLADEVDNIIESKSFPLVLGGDHSIAIGTLAGVSKHYKNLGVIWYDAHGDLNTAETSPSGNIHGMPLAASLGLGHEMLTQIGGYAPKVKPENIVIIGARALDDGEKDLIKEMGIKVFTMHEIDRLGMAAVIEETVNYLKDKTDGVHLSLDLDGLDPTDAPGVGTPVTGGISYRESHLAMEMLAEAKIITSAEFVEVNPILDEKNKTAVAAVALMGSLFGEKLL from the coding sequence ATGAAGAAACTTTCGATTATCGGGATGCCGATGGATTTGGGTCAGATGAGAAGGGGAGTTGACATGGGCCCGAGTGCGATCCGTTATGCAGGTATCAATGAGAGATTAAGTGTGCTTTTTGATGAGATAGAAGATTTGGGCGATATTGCAGTTGGCAGGCCTGAGGTGAAGATTGACCCTAATAGCAATCTTCGAAACCTTGAGTTGGTGGCGGAGAAGAATCGCCTGCTTGCAGATGAAGTAGATAACATTATAGAATCGAAGTCTTTTCCGCTTGTTTTGGGCGGGGACCATAGCATTGCGATTGGGACGTTGGCTGGTGTGTCCAAGCATTATAAGAATCTTGGTGTGATTTGGTATGACGCCCATGGAGACTTGAATACGGCGGAGACTTCGCCGTCTGGAAATATTCATGGTATGCCGCTGGCTGCGAGTCTTGGTTTGGGTCATGAGATGCTGACGCAGATTGGCGGGTATGCTCCTAAGGTGAAGCCGGAGAATATTGTCATTATTGGTGCGCGTGCACTGGATGATGGGGAGAAAGACTTGATAAAGGAAATGGGTATCAAGGTGTTCACCATGCACGAAATTGACCGCCTAGGGATGGCTGCTGTCATTGAGGAGACGGTCAATTATCTTAAAGATAAGACCGATGGTGTCCATCTTTCACTTGATCTGGATGGACTCGACCCAACGGATGCTCCTGGTGTTGGTACTCCGGTTACAGGAGGCATCAGCTATCGTGAAAGCCACCTGGCAATGGAAATGCTGGCTGAAGCGAAAATCATTACTTCTGCGGAATTCGTTGAAGTGAATCCAATCCTGGATGAAAAGAACAAGACGGCAGTCGCGGCGGTTGCGCTGATGGGTTCTTTATTTGGCGAGAAACTTTTGTAA
- a CDS encoding aspartyl-phosphate phosphatase Spo0E family protein, with protein MCAETLLKDIENCRKEMVELAARTSLSNQRVVDMSMKLDHLLNKYYHLSSKKPVLY; from the coding sequence ATGTGTGCAGAAACGCTGTTGAAGGATATAGAAAATTGCCGTAAAGAAATGGTTGAACTAGCTGCAAGAACCTCGCTGTCAAACCAACGGGTAGTAGACATGAGCATGAAGCTCGACCATTTACTAAATAAATATTATCACTTATCCTCAAAAAAGCCAGTTCTATATTAA
- the sigW gene encoding RNA polymerase sigma factor SigW → METIVKHRIKQVIKGDQNAYGEIVEVYKDKVFQLCYRMLGNRHEAEDIAQEAFIRAYININSFNQNLKFSTWLYRIATNLCIDRIRKKKPDYFLDAEVPGTEGLTMYSQVPSETPLPEDEVESIELQDTIQKEISKLPDKYRSVIVLKYIEELSLNEISEILDLPLGTVKTRIHRGREALRQQLRHV, encoded by the coding sequence ATGGAAACGATCGTAAAGCACAGAATAAAACAGGTAATCAAGGGAGACCAGAATGCCTATGGAGAGATTGTTGAGGTATACAAGGACAAGGTATTCCAGCTTTGCTACCGTATGCTCGGGAATCGGCATGAGGCAGAGGATATTGCACAGGAGGCTTTCATCCGCGCATATATCAATATTAACAGCTTCAATCAAAACCTGAAGTTTTCAACATGGTTATACAGGATTGCTACCAATCTTTGCATTGACCGGATTCGTAAAAAGAAACCAGATTATTTTCTTGATGCAGAGGTGCCGGGAACGGAAGGCTTGACCATGTACTCACAGGTTCCATCTGAAACTCCTTTGCCAGAGGATGAGGTAGAAAGTATCGAATTGCAAGACACAATTCAAAAAGAAATTTCAAAACTACCCGATAAATACAGATCGGTCATCGTATTAAAGTATATTGAGGAGCTTAGCCTGAATGAAATCAGTGAAATCCTGGATTTGCCGCTTGGAACGGTGAAGACGAGGATCCATCGAGGCAGAGAGGCGTTAAGGCAGCAGTTGCGACACGTATAA
- a CDS encoding anti-sigma factor encodes MKCPEQVFEYMHEYLDDEITEEHEKILREHLQSCSDCQGYFRELNKAIALVQSTSHIQAPDDFTSKVMAGLPKEKKKTEVQRWFRSHPLLTAASLFLALMTASILSTWNEDHQFSVSKQPNLIVENDTVIVPEGEVVKGDVVVRNGKVKVEGEVQGNLTVINGERYMASAGNVTGEVTEVNEIFEWIWYHIKNTVKNTADLFENDEKERSFQ; translated from the coding sequence TTGAAATGTCCCGAACAGGTTTTTGAATATATGCACGAGTATTTAGATGATGAAATAACTGAAGAACACGAAAAGATTTTAAGAGAGCATTTGCAGAGCTGTTCTGATTGCCAGGGTTACTTCAGGGAATTGAACAAGGCAATCGCTCTTGTCCAGAGTACTTCCCATATCCAGGCGCCGGATGACTTTACATCAAAGGTCATGGCCGGCTTGCCAAAGGAGAAGAAAAAGACTGAAGTCCAACGCTGGTTCAGGAGTCATCCGCTTTTGACAGCTGCATCGCTTTTCCTTGCATTGATGACTGCAAGCATTCTTTCGACCTGGAACGAGGACCATCAGTTTTCTGTTTCGAAACAGCCTAATCTGATCGTTGAAAATGATACCGTCATTGTACCTGAAGGGGAAGTAGTCAAGGGGGATGTCGTGGTCAGGAATGGCAAGGTGAAGGTCGAAGGCGAAGTACAAGGGAACTTGACCGTCATCAACGGGGAAAGGTACATGGCTTCAGCCGGTAATGTTACAGGGGAAGTAACCGAAGTCAATGAAATATTCGAATGGATTTGGTATCATATTAAAAATACCGTGAAAAACACGGCAGATCTATTTGAAAATGACGAGAAGGAACGGTCATTCCAATAG
- the cdaA gene encoding diadenylate cyclase CdaA: MSFADFDFLEYLANIVDILLVWFVIYKLIAIIRGTKAVQLLKGIFVILIVKFVSDYFGLNTLSWMMEQVLTWGFLAIIIIFQPELRRALEQLGRGRLFARSGLQEEEDEEKMVEAIIKSTDYMAKRRIGALISIERETGMSDYIETGIQLQSRISSELLINLFIPNTPLHDGAVVIQKNIVAAAACYLPLSESPFISKELGTRHRAALGISEVTDSITIVVSEETGSVSVTRNGELYRDLSGETLRELLTAELISPSRIKQAASTRWNWRGKKNG; the protein is encoded by the coding sequence ATGTCGTTTGCGGATTTCGATTTTTTGGAATATCTAGCTAATATTGTTGACATTCTCCTGGTTTGGTTCGTCATCTATAAGTTGATCGCGATTATTCGAGGGACGAAGGCTGTCCAGCTTTTGAAAGGGATCTTTGTCATCCTGATCGTAAAGTTTGTCAGTGATTACTTCGGGTTAAATACGCTCAGCTGGATGATGGAACAAGTATTGACCTGGGGATTCCTGGCCATTATCATCATTTTCCAGCCCGAATTGCGGCGGGCACTCGAGCAGCTTGGCAGAGGAAGGCTTTTCGCCAGATCTGGACTGCAGGAAGAGGAAGACGAAGAAAAGATGGTGGAGGCCATTATCAAGTCGACCGATTATATGGCGAAGCGCCGGATCGGGGCATTGATTTCAATTGAAAGAGAAACAGGAATGAGTGATTACATAGAAACAGGCATCCAGCTGCAATCGAGAATATCCTCTGAACTGTTGATTAACCTTTTTATTCCGAATACACCGCTTCATGATGGAGCCGTTGTCATACAGAAAAATATCGTTGCGGCAGCAGCTTGTTATTTGCCTTTGTCAGAGAGTCCATTCATTTCGAAGGAGCTGGGCACAAGGCACAGGGCCGCGCTCGGAATCAGTGAAGTAACCGACAGTATCACGATCGTCGTTTCCGAGGAAACAGGTAGTGTTTCGGTCACACGGAATGGCGAACTATACAGGGACTTGAGCGGGGAAACGTTAAGGGAACTGCTCACTGCCGAGTTGATTTCACCATCAAGAATCAAGCAGGCAGCTTCTACCCGCTGGAATTGGAGGGGGAAGAAAAATGGATAG
- a CDS encoding CdaR family protein has product MDRWMDNPWFIKVVALVLAVLLFGSVPKNDPNKPGDVNVPSDEKVATVEDVPVKRVYDTDTLVVSGVPETVTVTLQGPKNLVQQAKTLRNFEVFVDLTDAEMGNQRVPITIKDVSERLTVTIDPGYANVSIQEKVTKEFSVEAEFSGNIVEEGYIAEKPTVKPNKVQITGAKDIVDRITYVKATVNSSGKISDTITREASVLALDRDMNKLDVNVEPGVVEVTIPVKSSSKKVPIDIVRKGNPPSGVTIDSITLDTKEAEILADPDVLEKVDRVRVEVDVSKIEEDTELTLPVIIGEGIVAVSPELVKVNVNVTKASEKTISNVPIEINGMDEGYEIDFLDPTDGQTKLTVSGPSDLVSALSADDFNVLIDVSKLAEGTHEVAMKVTAPQNITWKLAKEKASISIAKKEA; this is encoded by the coding sequence ATGGATAGATGGATGGATAATCCTTGGTTCATAAAAGTAGTTGCCCTTGTTCTTGCCGTGCTGCTATTTGGATCTGTTCCTAAAAACGACCCGAATAAGCCCGGGGATGTGAACGTCCCATCTGATGAAAAGGTGGCAACGGTTGAAGACGTACCGGTAAAAAGGGTTTATGATACCGATACATTAGTCGTATCAGGTGTTCCCGAGACGGTTACTGTTACGCTCCAGGGACCGAAAAACCTGGTTCAGCAGGCAAAAACACTAAGGAATTTTGAAGTGTTCGTCGATTTGACGGATGCTGAAATGGGAAACCAGCGTGTTCCCATCACAATCAAAGATGTATCCGAAAGGCTGACGGTCACCATCGATCCTGGTTATGCCAATGTGTCCATCCAGGAGAAGGTGACGAAGGAATTCAGCGTCGAAGCTGAATTCAGCGGAAATATAGTCGAAGAGGGCTATATTGCCGAGAAGCCAACTGTAAAACCGAATAAAGTTCAAATTACCGGTGCCAAGGATATTGTCGACAGAATCACCTATGTAAAAGCAACAGTGAATTCTTCCGGAAAAATATCGGATACAATCACGCGGGAAGCAAGTGTCCTTGCCCTGGATAGAGACATGAATAAATTGGATGTCAATGTGGAGCCTGGTGTGGTTGAAGTGACTATCCCGGTAAAGAGCTCCAGCAAAAAGGTACCGATTGATATTGTCCGAAAAGGCAATCCTCCAAGTGGCGTGACCATTGATTCAATCACTTTGGACACGAAGGAAGCTGAAATCCTCGCTGACCCGGATGTACTTGAGAAGGTTGATAGGGTCAGAGTGGAAGTGGATGTCAGCAAAATCGAAGAGGATACGGAACTTACTCTGCCGGTCATTATTGGGGAAGGTATCGTCGCGGTTTCACCAGAATTGGTAAAAGTGAACGTTAACGTCACGAAGGCTTCCGAGAAGACCATATCCAATGTCCCAATTGAAATTAATGGGATGGATGAGGGCTATGAAATAGATTTTCTTGATCCTACAGACGGACAAACAAAGTTGACGGTTTCAGGACCAAGCGATCTCGTCTCTGCACTATCTGCTGATGATTTTAATGTTTTGATTGATGTATCGAAGTTGGCGGAAGGGACTCACGAAGTCGCTATGAAGGTGACGGCACCTCAAAATATAACGTGGAAACTGGCAAAAGAAAAAGCCAGTATATCAATTGCGAAAAAAGAAGCATAA